From Kangiella sp. TOML190, one genomic window encodes:
- the rph gene encoding ribonuclease PH, with the protein MRPSGRTSNQLRPVTISRNFTKHAEGSVLIEFGETKVLCNASVEEGVPRFLKGKGQGWITAEYGMLPRSTHSRMGREAARGKQGGRTLEIQRLIGRSLRAAVDLTQLGENTIYLDCDVIQADGGTRTASISGACIALHDALFYMRQKGLIKTNPMKHWIGAISVGIYQGTPVLDLDYPEDSDAETDMNIVMDENGGFIEIQGTAEGQPFSGNELMALLDLGKQGIREIFDLQKQAVSK; encoded by the coding sequence ATGAGACCCAGTGGCCGTACTAGCAACCAACTTAGACCCGTCACCATTAGCCGTAACTTCACCAAACACGCCGAAGGTTCGGTGTTAATCGAATTTGGTGAAACCAAGGTTTTGTGCAACGCCTCGGTTGAAGAAGGAGTACCTCGTTTCTTAAAAGGAAAAGGACAGGGCTGGATCACCGCTGAATACGGCATGCTACCGCGCTCTACCCACAGTCGCATGGGACGTGAAGCCGCTCGCGGTAAACAAGGCGGTCGTACTTTGGAGATTCAACGCTTGATTGGTCGCTCGCTCCGCGCCGCGGTTGACTTAACTCAGCTCGGTGAAAATACTATCTATTTAGATTGCGATGTAATTCAAGCTGATGGTGGCACCCGCACCGCTTCCATCAGCGGCGCTTGCATTGCATTGCACGATGCGCTGTTTTATATGCGACAAAAAGGATTGATTAAAACTAATCCGATGAAGCATTGGATTGGCGCTATATCCGTCGGAATTTATCAAGGTACGCCGGTATTGGATCTGGATTATCCGGAAGATTCAGACGCGGAAACCGATATGAATATTGTGATGGATGAAAACGGTGGCTTTATCGAAATCCAAGGCACTGCCGAAGGCCAGCCTTTTTCAGGTAATGAGCTAATGGCCTTATTGGATTTGGGTAAGCAAGGAATTCGTGAGATTTTTGACTTGCAGAAGCAGGCCGTATCAAAATAA
- the def gene encoding peptide deformylase, with the protein MAILEILEYPDPRLRTKAKEITEADFTPALQTQIDNMFETMYEAPGIGLAATQVDFHKRLFVIDVSEDKSEPLVFINPEIVEKRGQEVMEEGCLSFPGVYAKVERANEIVVKALDRNGEAFELDTGDLLAVCIQHELDHINGKVFVDYLSPLKQRRIRAMLEKQQKKKLKAG; encoded by the coding sequence ATGGCCATTTTAGAAATTTTAGAGTACCCCGATCCGCGTTTGCGCACTAAAGCCAAGGAAATTACCGAGGCTGATTTTACCCCTGCCTTACAAACCCAGATCGACAATATGTTTGAAACCATGTATGAGGCGCCAGGTATTGGCTTGGCGGCTACTCAAGTGGATTTTCACAAGCGTTTGTTTGTAATTGATGTTTCCGAAGATAAATCGGAGCCTTTGGTGTTTATTAATCCTGAAATTGTTGAAAAACGCGGCCAAGAAGTGATGGAAGAGGGCTGCCTCTCTTTTCCTGGAGTTTATGCCAAAGTTGAGCGCGCCAATGAAATTGTGGTTAAGGCGCTGGATAGAAATGGCGAAGCCTTTGAATTGGATACGGGCGATCTCTTGGCGGTATGTATTCAACACGAGTTGGATCATATTAACGGTAAGGTGTTTGTGGATTATTTGTCGCCGCTAAAACAGCGCCGTATTCGCGCCATGCTGGAAAAGCAGCAAAAGAAAAAACTTAAAGCGGGTTAG
- the fmt gene encoding methionyl-tRNA formyltransferase, which produces MKIIFAGTPDFAASSLQALITHCHNTEHQVVAVYTQPDRKAGRGKKTSMSPVKALALAHDIAVEQPVNFKDQNDRENLAQYHADLMVVVAYGLLLPQAVLDTPKLGCINVHGSLLPRWRGAAPIQRAIEVGDTQSGITIMQMDAGLDTGPMLLKAVIPIADSETGSSLHDKLAAQGANLLVKAIDKLANEQISAEIQDDQLATYAHKLSKQEAQIDWQDSATHIERKIRAFNSWPICTAQIEGQIIRVWQAEVVDSITDEAAGTILRADKEGILVACNEALLRLTHLQMAGSKMMAVKDLLNAPARQALFAEGKQFELISS; this is translated from the coding sequence TTGAAGATAATTTTTGCCGGAACTCCCGACTTTGCCGCTAGCAGCTTGCAAGCCTTGATTACGCATTGCCATAATACCGAGCATCAAGTGGTTGCGGTTTATACTCAGCCGGATCGTAAGGCGGGTCGCGGCAAGAAAACGAGCATGAGTCCGGTTAAAGCATTGGCTTTAGCACATGATATTGCGGTTGAGCAGCCGGTTAACTTTAAAGATCAGAATGACCGTGAAAATTTAGCGCAGTACCATGCGGATCTGATGGTGGTGGTGGCTTATGGCCTGCTATTGCCACAAGCGGTGTTGGATACGCCAAAATTGGGCTGTATCAATGTACATGGCTCTTTGCTGCCCCGTTGGCGCGGCGCGGCGCCGATTCAAAGAGCTATCGAAGTTGGCGATACCCAATCTGGCATCACCATTATGCAAATGGACGCGGGGCTGGATACGGGACCTATGCTGCTCAAAGCCGTAATTCCAATAGCTGATTCTGAAACGGGTTCTAGTTTGCACGATAAACTGGCAGCGCAAGGCGCGAATTTATTGGTAAAAGCGATTGATAAGCTTGCCAATGAGCAGATAAGCGCTGAAATTCAAGACGACCAGTTAGCAACCTATGCGCATAAACTCAGCAAGCAAGAAGCGCAAATCGACTGGCAAGATTCGGCTACCCACATCGAACGAAAAATTCGTGCTTTTAATTCATGGCCTATTTGTACTGCGCAGATTGAAGGGCAGATCATTCGGGTTTGGCAGGCAGAAGTGGTGGATAGCATTACCGATGAAGCGGCAGGTACTATTCTACGTGCTGATAAAGAGGGTATTCTAGTTGCTTGTAATGAAGCTTTGTTGCGCTTGACTCATCTGCAGATGGCGGGCTCGAAAATGATGGCGGTTAAGGATTTACTTAACGCTCCGGCTAGACAAGCCTTGTTTGCTGAAGGTAAACAATTTGAGCTGATCAGCTCATGA
- a CDS encoding alkaline phosphatase, giving the protein MAFATSGIGLLGLSGCQELGDSLDLSKAKIDNTKASDYFPQSLASGDPKADSVILWTRVEDAQLMPREPLELVLQVAADKRFSNIILSQKIKTDPLRDGCVKVKVSELEASNYYFYRFLYRKSEQYFSSKIGRTKTAPRADEQRSIKIAQVSCQDYVGKFYNTYLQLLEIEDLDFVLFLGDYIYETTRDPRFQRDNGRSVEFRDLANAIKLGAEQAPFYAANSLDNYRQLYQIYRSDSILQKLHEQFPIIATWDDHEFADDSFGTNATHSGGRQNESNLERKLNSEMAYYEYMPLDLEQFASDKTLLDTERLYPNTKIYRQFNFGKNLDLMVTDFRTHRPDHLIPEDAFPASIIFNQTTLELLMAAKGISFEKIKPFLMPYLDIDEPQYDQQKNILIAQLTEAYQEQGLAQAAAKQKALAKISGNLAVPIINQWLEQYQQVKAGEGSTVTFSAEWNQKLPLGFCYALLGKINLFGAIGARYFVVKDSYDLVSAISYGLNSQLHNPLGEEQERWLKKAVARSKAKWKLVANSVSMNSLVLDLSKKELKIPKPFNQRFYLNVDHWDAFPQKRHALLAELSQAENLVLLSGDIHAALIGQHTTGAVEFTTPSVSSSTQRKMISDMAAKHQKLSAIPNVDQMLKSANQSLKEANPQLKFAEMARHGLTVLQVNADNIIAELYLVPEESLYQSYYQQPQDFLNQVTKHQFTVTNDGLKQLS; this is encoded by the coding sequence ATGGCTTTCGCAACTAGCGGCATTGGTTTGCTGGGACTTTCTGGCTGCCAAGAGCTTGGTGACTCTTTGGATCTGTCAAAAGCTAAGATAGACAACACCAAAGCGAGCGACTACTTTCCACAATCGCTAGCATCGGGCGATCCTAAAGCCGATAGTGTGATCTTATGGACCAGAGTGGAGGATGCGCAATTGATGCCGCGAGAGCCACTGGAATTAGTCTTACAAGTAGCAGCGGATAAGCGCTTTTCTAACATTATCCTCAGCCAAAAAATAAAAACCGATCCTCTGCGCGACGGTTGCGTAAAAGTCAAAGTTAGTGAACTCGAAGCTTCGAATTATTACTTCTACCGGTTTCTTTATCGAAAATCAGAACAGTATTTTTCATCAAAAATTGGCCGCACCAAAACTGCGCCAAGAGCTGATGAGCAGCGTTCGATCAAAATTGCCCAAGTCAGTTGCCAAGATTATGTTGGCAAATTTTATAACACTTACCTGCAGTTACTCGAGATCGAGGATCTGGATTTTGTCTTATTTTTAGGCGACTACATTTATGAAACTACGCGTGATCCACGTTTTCAAAGAGATAATGGTCGCTCGGTGGAGTTTCGGGATTTAGCAAATGCTATTAAGTTGGGCGCGGAACAAGCGCCTTTTTACGCGGCCAATAGCTTGGATAATTATCGTCAGCTGTATCAAATCTACCGCTCCGATTCGATATTGCAAAAGCTACACGAACAGTTTCCCATCATCGCCACTTGGGATGACCATGAATTTGCTGACGATAGCTTCGGTACTAACGCGACCCACAGCGGTGGGCGGCAGAATGAATCCAACCTTGAGCGCAAGCTGAATTCGGAAATGGCTTATTACGAATATATGCCACTCGATCTTGAACAGTTCGCAAGCGATAAGACATTACTGGATACGGAGAGGCTTTATCCCAATACTAAAATTTATCGTCAGTTTAATTTTGGTAAAAACTTAGATCTGATGGTCACGGATTTTAGAACCCATAGACCAGATCACTTAATTCCTGAAGATGCATTCCCAGCCAGCATCATCTTTAATCAAACAACGCTTGAGTTATTAATGGCTGCCAAAGGTATTAGTTTTGAAAAAATAAAACCTTTTCTAATGCCATACCTTGATATTGATGAGCCACAATATGATCAGCAAAAAAATATCTTGATCGCGCAGTTGACCGAAGCTTATCAAGAGCAAGGTTTAGCGCAAGCTGCAGCCAAACAAAAAGCATTGGCAAAAATTAGCGGTAATTTAGCCGTGCCTATTATTAATCAGTGGCTTGAGCAATATCAGCAAGTTAAAGCTGGTGAAGGCTCGACAGTTACATTTAGCGCAGAATGGAATCAAAAATTACCACTAGGATTTTGTTATGCATTATTGGGTAAAATAAATTTGTTTGGGGCCATTGGCGCTCGCTACTTTGTGGTAAAAGATTCTTATGATTTAGTATCTGCAATCAGTTATGGACTAAATTCGCAGCTGCATAACCCGCTGGGCGAAGAGCAGGAGCGCTGGTTAAAAAAAGCAGTAGCTCGCTCTAAAGCCAAGTGGAAGTTGGTGGCTAATTCAGTGTCCATGAACTCGTTGGTGTTAGATTTAAGTAAAAAAGAACTGAAAATTCCTAAACCCTTTAATCAAAGGTTTTACTTAAACGTCGACCATTGGGATGCCTTTCCACAGAAACGTCATGCTTTGTTGGCAGAGTTAAGCCAAGCAGAAAACCTAGTCTTATTATCCGGCGATATTCATGCTGCTTTAATTGGTCAACATACTACTGGTGCGGTGGAATTTACTACACCATCGGTATCCTCCAGTACTCAGCGCAAAATGATTTCTGATATGGCTGCAAAGCACCAAAAGCTAAGCGCGATCCCGAACGTGGATCAAATGCTAAAAAGCGCTAACCAATCGCTAAAAGAAGCCAATCCGCAGTTAAAATTTGCGGAGATGGCGCGACATGGTTTAACGGTTTTACAAGTCAATGCGGACAATATTATCGCTGAGCTTTATCTGGTTCCAGAGGAGTCGCTCTATCAATCCTACTACCAGCAACCACAAGATTTTTTAAACCAAGTAACCAAGCACCAGTTTACAGTCACTAATGATGGTTTGAAGCAATTAAGCTAA
- a CDS encoding LysM peptidoglycan-binding domain-containing protein, translated as MKKLLVSVVASATLILGAIANTATAAELRADHPDTYVVKKGDTLWDISGRFLQKPWKWPEIWHVNPEIANPHLIYPGDILKLVYIDGKPYLVKASDGTIKLRPKARVLSEGDAITTIPLDLIKPYLTDELVMDESAFANTPYVVAHDEERAMSGGMDDRMYVRGLNTERGASYGVYRKGKVYQSPGSEEILGVEARYLANGVISRAGDPASLDIKKSKLEVLKGDLVLPRNEDPLPPVYAPRGPDFDINANIISVYDGVTQIGQYNVVVLDKGARDGMQEGHVLSVYKKGKLIHDKIAEERGAEKVNVVLPEERAGELMVFRTFDKVSLALIMGATRPIHILDVAKNPY; from the coding sequence ATGAAAAAATTATTAGTTTCCGTGGTTGCTTCAGCCACGCTTATTTTGGGGGCCATCGCTAATACAGCGACTGCGGCTGAACTTCGCGCTGATCATCCAGATACCTATGTCGTCAAAAAAGGGGATACGCTTTGGGATATTTCTGGCCGCTTTTTACAAAAGCCTTGGAAATGGCCTGAAATTTGGCACGTTAATCCAGAAATTGCTAACCCACACCTCATTTATCCTGGCGACATCCTAAAACTTGTCTACATCGACGGTAAACCTTATTTAGTTAAAGCCTCTGATGGCACCATCAAGTTGCGCCCGAAAGCGCGTGTCTTGTCAGAAGGCGATGCCATTACCACCATTCCGCTGGATTTGATTAAGCCCTATTTAACTGACGAATTGGTGATGGACGAGTCAGCTTTTGCTAACACTCCTTATGTGGTGGCACACGACGAAGAACGCGCCATGTCAGGTGGTATGGACGATCGGATGTACGTGCGCGGCCTGAACACTGAACGCGGTGCATCGTATGGCGTTTATCGTAAAGGTAAAGTCTACCAAAGCCCTGGCTCGGAAGAGATTTTAGGAGTTGAAGCTCGTTACCTTGCCAATGGCGTCATTAGCCGTGCTGGCGATCCGGCTTCTTTAGACATCAAAAAATCTAAACTCGAAGTGTTAAAAGGCGACTTAGTCTTACCGCGTAATGAAGATCCACTGCCACCAGTCTATGCGCCGCGAGGCCCTGACTTCGACATCAACGCTAACATTATCTCGGTTTATGACGGCGTAACTCAGATTGGCCAATACAATGTAGTGGTGTTGGATAAAGGTGCTCGCGATGGTATGCAAGAAGGACACGTGCTGTCGGTTTACAAAAAGGGCAAACTGATCCATGACAAAATTGCCGAAGAGCGCGGCGCTGAGAAAGTTAACGTAGTATTACCCGAAGAAAGAGCCGGTGAACTGATGGTTTTCCGTACTTTCGACAAGGTTAGCTTGGCGTTAATTATGGGGGCAACCCGTCCTATCCACATATTGGACGTGGCTAAAAACCCTTATTAA
- a CDS encoding nucleotidyltransferase family protein — protein sequence MNYERQIKQWLQSDEVRFNALKAAASLELKDWCLAAGFVRNLVWDKLHENQHGTPLNDIDLIYFDKNNDTSVDKKIEKTLKTKYLQPWSVKNQARMHLRNNDSPYSSTSDAMSYWVEIETAIGVRLHRDQTLEVIAPFGCEALFNYSITINDKRRKPKAFGARVRDKAWLENWPKLVVNY from the coding sequence ATGAATTATGAACGGCAAATAAAGCAATGGTTACAGAGCGATGAAGTAAGATTTAATGCATTGAAAGCTGCTGCTAGCCTTGAATTAAAGGATTGGTGCTTAGCCGCAGGTTTTGTTCGTAATCTGGTATGGGATAAACTTCATGAGAATCAGCATGGTACGCCGTTAAATGATATTGATCTGATCTACTTTGACAAAAATAATGATACCTCTGTAGATAAAAAAATCGAGAAGACTTTAAAAACTAAATATCTTCAACCTTGGTCAGTGAAGAATCAGGCGAGAATGCATCTTAGAAATAATGATTCACCTTATTCGTCTACATCTGATGCAATGAGCTACTGGGTAGAGATAGAAACTGCGATAGGGGTACGCTTGCATCGCGATCAAACGCTAGAAGTCATTGCTCCTTTTGGTTGCGAAGCACTGTTTAACTATTCTATTACAATTAATGACAAACGCAGAAAACCAAAAGCTTTTGGAGCTAGGGTAAGAGATAAAGCTTGGTTAGAAAACTGGCCAAAGCTAGTTGTTAATTATTAG
- the rsmB gene encoding 16S rRNA (cytosine(967)-C(5))-methyltransferase RsmB, translating to MIFESSHIRSQAAKSLVEIAFHGRSATDLLASIEFDNSADVSLFKSLVLNSCRYYIRLEAMANQLLQKPLRNKDSDILCLIIVGLYQLQYSRIPDHAAIAETVEACEQLKKPWVKKLLNAVLRNYLRQKEAINQALDKNWDTKFAMPDWLINKIKPSYKGQVDQILANSNQQAPLTLRVNLSKTSREDYLSLLSQSAIDGKAHELVESAIVLAEPVKVTALPKFAEGWVSVQDAAAQLAAWILKPKAGMKLLDGCAAPGGKTAHLLEYSNNQLDLSAVDIDDGRCQRIEENLERLELDAKVICHDLLEYLQEAPQQFDQILLDVPCSATGVIRRHPDIKLLRRESDINELVNIQAMILQQAWPALKPGGQLLYATCSILPQENIHQIERFLAQETSAKLVAFTESLQRLSSSKIGLQILPGQSQMDGFYYCLLEKQALEN from the coding sequence ATGATTTTTGAGAGTTCTCATATCCGTTCGCAAGCGGCTAAATCATTGGTTGAGATTGCTTTTCACGGCCGCTCGGCGACGGATCTTTTGGCGAGCATTGAATTTGACAATTCAGCCGATGTGTCTTTGTTTAAGTCATTGGTGTTAAACAGTTGTCGCTACTATATTCGCTTAGAAGCGATGGCCAATCAATTATTGCAAAAGCCGCTGCGTAATAAAGATTCGGATATATTGTGTTTGATTATCGTGGGCCTTTATCAGCTGCAATACAGTCGTATTCCCGATCATGCCGCGATTGCCGAAACCGTCGAAGCTTGTGAGCAATTGAAAAAACCGTGGGTAAAAAAACTGCTTAATGCAGTCCTACGAAATTACCTACGACAAAAAGAAGCCATTAACCAAGCGCTGGATAAAAACTGGGATACTAAATTTGCTATGCCCGATTGGCTTATCAATAAAATTAAGCCCAGCTATAAAGGACAAGTTGACCAGATTCTAGCAAACTCTAATCAGCAAGCGCCTTTGACCCTGAGAGTGAATCTATCCAAAACCAGCCGCGAGGATTACTTATCATTACTCAGCCAGAGCGCTATTGATGGCAAGGCACACGAGTTAGTAGAGAGTGCTATTGTTTTAGCCGAGCCGGTTAAAGTGACGGCGCTTCCTAAGTTTGCCGAGGGTTGGGTGTCGGTTCAAGATGCTGCTGCGCAACTGGCGGCTTGGATCTTAAAACCGAAAGCGGGTATGAAGCTGCTTGACGGTTGCGCTGCGCCGGGTGGCAAAACAGCCCATTTGCTTGAATATTCCAACAATCAGTTGGATCTCAGTGCGGTCGATATTGACGATGGCCGCTGTCAGCGGATCGAAGAAAACCTTGAGCGGCTCGAGCTGGATGCCAAAGTGATTTGTCACGACTTGCTAGAATATTTGCAAGAAGCGCCGCAGCAGTTTGATCAAATTTTATTGGACGTTCCGTGTAGCGCAACTGGCGTTATTCGTCGCCATCCCGATATAAAGCTGTTAAGGCGAGAAAGCGATATTAACGAGTTAGTTAATATTCAAGCAATGATTTTGCAACAAGCTTGGCCAGCCTTAAAACCTGGCGGGCAATTGCTGTACGCCACCTGTTCCATATTACCGCAAGAAAATATACACCAAATAGAGCGCTTTTTAGCACAAGAAACCAGCGCCAAGTTAGTAGCCTTTACCGAGTCTTTGCAGAGGCTTTCCAGTAGCAAGATTGGCCTTCAAATTCTGCCAGGCCAAAGTCAAATGGACGGTTTTTATTATTGCTTGTTAGAGAAACAAGCGCTTGAAAACTAA
- a CDS encoding TrkH family potassium uptake protein, which produces MQVSTITRFLGLLLMLFSLTMMPPVAVSFIYKDGGGTAFFATFIISLITGLILYFPNRQARAELKIRDGFLIVVLFWTVLSLFGSLPFLLTDGLNVSLANAIFESFSGLTTTGATVLSGLDQLPHAILYYRQQLQWLGGMGIIVLAVAILPMLGIGGMQLYRAETPGPMKDNKLTPRIAGTAKALWYIYLGLTISCGLAYWLAGMDVFDAIAHSFSTIAIGGFSPHDASIGYFDSRAIELICSFFMFFAGVNFALHFGAVRRLSIRPYLRDPEFKSYLLMLTLVAVCCIAVLFAYGLFNFGDAVVQGIFHTVSIATTTGFATSEFHTWPIFLPALLIFASFAGGCAGSTAGGMKVIRVLLLFKQGLREVKRLIHPNGVFLIKLGKDSVSDRVVQSVWGFFATYVALFVILLLILIADGLDQVTAFSAVAACMNNLGPGLGEVALNYNSISDLSKYVLSFAMLLGRLEIFTLLVLFTPYFWRR; this is translated from the coding sequence ATGCAAGTTTCCACCATTACCCGCTTTCTTGGTTTATTGCTGATGCTGTTCAGCTTGACCATGATGCCGCCAGTGGCGGTTTCTTTTATTTATAAAGATGGGGGCGGAACAGCCTTTTTTGCTACCTTTATCATTTCCTTGATTACCGGCTTAATCCTGTATTTTCCTAACCGCCAAGCGCGAGCCGAACTGAAAATTCGCGATGGATTCTTGATCGTGGTGTTATTCTGGACGGTTTTGAGTCTATTCGGTTCGCTTCCTTTCTTGCTCACCGATGGTCTTAATGTATCGTTAGCCAATGCCATTTTTGAATCCTTCTCAGGATTAACCACCACTGGCGCGACTGTACTGAGTGGTTTGGATCAGCTACCTCACGCTATTTTATATTATCGTCAGCAACTGCAATGGCTTGGTGGCATGGGTATCATCGTATTAGCGGTGGCGATTTTGCCGATGTTAGGTATTGGTGGTATGCAGCTCTATCGAGCGGAAACGCCAGGGCCAATGAAGGACAATAAATTAACACCAAGAATTGCAGGAACGGCTAAAGCACTTTGGTACATCTATTTAGGTCTAACCATTTCTTGTGGGCTGGCTTATTGGCTAGCGGGAATGGATGTTTTTGATGCTATAGCACATAGCTTCTCGACCATTGCTATCGGAGGTTTTTCACCACACGATGCCAGTATCGGCTATTTTGATTCTCGGGCCATTGAGCTAATTTGCAGCTTTTTTATGTTTTTCGCGGGCGTTAATTTTGCTCTGCATTTTGGCGCAGTCAGGCGTCTTAGCATTCGGCCTTACCTAAGAGATCCGGAATTTAAAAGTTACCTATTGATGCTTACTTTAGTTGCCGTTTGTTGCATAGCGGTGCTGTTTGCTTACGGGCTCTTTAATTTTGGCGATGCGGTTGTGCAAGGGATCTTCCATACGGTTTCTATCGCTACCACCACCGGCTTTGCCACCTCAGAATTTCATACTTGGCCAATTTTCTTGCCTGCTTTATTGATCTTCGCCAGTTTTGCTGGTGGTTGCGCGGGCTCAACTGCTGGTGGGATGAAAGTGATACGAGTATTACTACTTTTCAAACAAGGACTAAGAGAAGTCAAGCGACTTATTCATCCTAATGGTGTCTTCTTAATCAAGTTGGGTAAAGACTCGGTGTCCGATCGGGTAGTGCAATCGGTGTGGGGTTTCTTTGCCACCTATGTTGCCTTGTTTGTCATCTTACTACTGATCTTAATTGCCGACGGACTCGATCAGGTTACTGCTTTTTCTGCGGTTGCGGCTTGCATGAATAATCTTGGGCCCGGGCTTGGCGAAGTGGCGCTTAACTATAATAGTATTTCGGATCTCTCTAAATACGTTTTAAGTTTTGCCATGTTATTAGGGCGCCTGGAGATCTTTACTTTATTAGTTCTCTTTACGCCTTATTTTTGGAGAAGGTAG
- the trkA gene encoding Trk system potassium transporter TrkA, translated as MKIIILGAGQVGMSLALNLEGEDNDITLIDTDSRRLRDIQDHLDLKTIVGHGAHPNVLYKAGIDDADMLVAVTNSDEVNMMACQIAHTLFQTPKKIARIRSQNYQSFPNLFEDNHIPVDVVISPEQLVTNYVTRLIENPGAFQVLDFADGAVRLVAVRAYYGGPLVGNALSELRHHLPNVDTRVAAIFRRGNPIVPTGHTIIEADDEVFFLADKKHIRAVMSELQRLEKDYQRVMIAGGGNIGKGLALTLEKEAQVKIIERNADRVQHLADTLQDSLVLHGDISDQDLLDDENIKDFDLFVAVTNDDEANIMSAMLAKRMGVRKTMVLINRPAYVDLIQGQEIDIAISPQQVTIGSLLKHIRRGLVSNVYSLRRGAAEAIEAVARGNEQSSLVIGRSVSEVPLPPGTTIGALVRDGRVLIAHDNVIIRDHDHVILFMVDKAYIHDVERLFQVNVTYF; from the coding sequence ATGAAAATAATTATTTTGGGTGCTGGGCAAGTGGGTATGAGCTTGGCACTAAATTTAGAAGGCGAAGACAATGATATTACGCTGATCGATACGGATTCGAGGCGCTTGCGTGATATTCAGGATCATTTGGACTTAAAGACCATTGTCGGTCATGGCGCTCACCCTAATGTACTCTACAAAGCTGGAATTGATGATGCGGATATGTTGGTGGCTGTGACCAATAGCGACGAAGTTAATATGATGGCCTGCCAAATCGCGCATACCTTATTCCAAACGCCGAAAAAAATTGCTCGTATTCGTTCGCAAAACTACCAATCCTTTCCTAACCTTTTTGAAGATAATCATATTCCTGTCGATGTTGTCATTAGTCCTGAGCAATTGGTTACTAATTATGTGACTCGTTTGATTGAGAACCCTGGTGCCTTTCAGGTTCTGGATTTTGCCGATGGAGCAGTGCGCCTAGTGGCGGTGCGAGCTTATTATGGTGGTCCTTTGGTCGGCAATGCTTTGTCAGAGTTGCGCCACCATCTGCCTAATGTTGATACTCGTGTAGCGGCAATTTTTCGCCGAGGTAATCCGATTGTGCCAACGGGGCATACTATTATCGAAGCCGATGATGAAGTGTTCTTCTTGGCCGATAAAAAGCACATTCGAGCGGTGATGAGTGAATTACAACGGCTGGAGAAAGACTACCAAAGAGTTATGATCGCTGGTGGCGGTAATATCGGTAAAGGTCTTGCCTTAACACTTGAAAAAGAAGCGCAGGTTAAAATTATCGAGCGGAATGCTGACAGGGTGCAACATCTTGCCGATACCTTGCAAGACAGTTTAGTGCTGCATGGTGATATTTCTGATCAAGATTTACTTGATGATGAGAATATCAAAGATTTCGATTTATTTGTCGCGGTTACCAATGACGACGAAGCCAATATTATGTCAGCGATGTTGGCAAAAAGAATGGGCGTGCGCAAAACGATGGTTTTGATTAACCGTCCGGCTTATGTCGATCTCATCCAAGGACAAGAAATTGATATTGCGATTTCACCTCAGCAAGTCACCATCGGCAGCCTGTTAAAACATATTCGCCGCGGTTTGGTGTCTAACGTCTACTCGCTACGCCGTGGAGCCGCCGAAGCGATTGAAGCGGTTGCTCGTGGCAATGAACAAAGTTCCTTGGTGATCGGACGCTCGGTTAGCGAAGTGCCGCTGCCACCAGGCACCACCATTGGTGCTTTAGTGCGCGATGGGCGGGTGTTGATCGCTCATGATAATGTGATTATCCGCGATCACGATCACGTGATTTTGTTTATGGTGGACAAGGCGTATATTCACGATGTTGAGCGTCTGTTCCAAGTCAACGTGACTTACTTTTAG